ACCCGCATTTTCCGTTATGCGACTCGGCGTTGACGCGGAGTGGGATGCTGCGATGAGGACAGTGCGGCCAATGTCACATTCTCGTCTTACTTGTCCGTACAGGGCAGGAATCCGGGTTGAATGTGGCCGCATTGGCCGACGGGGAGGGAACGGGGAAGGAAAGCAAACCGTCTGCGGGGGAAAGCAAGCAGCTTCCGATCGTGGAAGTGCGCAGACCGACCGAAAGATGTTCGAGGCGAGGCAGACCATGGACGCTCCGACCACCACGCCGGCCGACAACGGCACTTCTGGCGGCAACGGCGGGGGCGGCTGGTTCACGCCGCACAAGGAACCGGAACCTGCCGTCGAAGGGCAGGAGGCGGCCGAGGGCGGCCGTCTGGCCGGGCTGCGCCCGGTCGGCCGCCCCGCTCCGCGCGAGGACACACCGGAGCAGGAACGAATATCCCCAGCTCCGGACGAGGCAGGGCCCGGTCGCGAAGCGGCACACCGCGAGCAGGGGCCGCCCGCACACGCGGCCGCACACCGCGAGCAGGAGCCGCCGCCCGCATACGCAGCCGTGCGCACGGAGCCAGGGCCCGCCCACGACGCCGTACGGCCGCTGTCAGGCCCTCCGCAGCCCGAGCCCGGCTCCCCGCGGCCCGCACCCGCTCCTCAGCCGCGAGTGCCCGCCCAGCGGCCCGCGCCCCGCCCCGAAGGATCGCCGGACGCCGTGCTCATCCGGCGGACCATGGCCGAGGTCGGCCCCGTCGCCGACAAGGTCACCTCCTACTTCTACGCCCTGCTCTTCGTGCGGCACCCGGAGCTGCGGCCGCTGTTCCCCGCGGCGATGGACACTCAACGGGACCGGCTGCTGAAGGCGCTGCTGACCGCGGCCGAGCACATCGACAACACCGCCGTCCTCGTCTCGTATCTGCAGAACCTCGGCCGTGGCCACCGCAAGTACGGCACCCGGCCCGAGCACTACCCGGCCGTCGGCGAGTGCCTCATCGGCTCGCTCAGCCGGTACGCCTCCGAGAGCTGGGACGCGGAGACCGAAGCGGCATGGGTGCGGACGTACACGACGATCTCCCAGGTCATGATCGACGCGGCGGCCGCGGACGAACTGATGGCCCCGGCCTGGTGGTACGCAGAGGTCGTCTCGCACGACCTCAGGACCCCCGACGTCGCGGTCGTCACCGTCCGCCCCGATCAGCCGTACCCCTTCCTCGCCGGGCAGTACACCAGCCTGGAGACGCCCTGGTGGCCGCGGATATGGCGGCACTACTCGTTCGCCTCCTCGCCGCGCTCCGACGGACTGCTGTCGTTCCACGTGAAAGCCGTCCCGGCGGGCTGGGTCTCCAACGCGCTGGTGCACCGCGCGCGTCCCGGCGACATCATCCGGCTCGGCCCGCCGGCCGGTTCGATGACGGTCGACCACACCACCGACAGCGGGCTGCTCTGTCTCGGTGGCGGCACCGGTATCGCGCCCATCAAGGCTCTGGTCGAGGACGTCGCCGAGCACGGGGAGCGGCGGCCGGTCGAGGTCTTCTACGGAGCCCGCACCGACCACGACCTGTACGACATCGACACGATGCTGCGTCTTCAGCAGAGCCACCCCTGGCTCTCGGTGCGCCCGGTCGTCGACCGGCAGGCCCACCTCCAGCTCCCCGACGCCGTACGCGAGTACGGACCGTGGAACGAGTACGACGCCTACCTCTCCGGGCCGCCCGGCATGATCCGCAGCGGTCTGGATGCCCTGAGGGACATCGGCATCCCGTCGGACCGTATCCGCCACGACTCGGTGGAGGAGCTCGTCGGGGCCGGGGACTGATCGCGTAGCGGCGGGATCAGCCCAGGTCGGGCGCGTGCATCGCTCGTACGCCCTCGATGTTCCCGTCGAGGTAGTGCCGTAGGGACAGCGGTACGAGATGGACGGAGGCGATTCCGACGCGGGTGAACGGCACTCGCACGATCTCGTACTCGCCGCATGGCTCGTCCATCTCGGGACCGTGCCGCTGGGACGGGTCCATGGACTCCAGTCGGCACACGAAGAAGTGCTGCACCTTTACGCCGGTCGCGCCGCCGTCGTCGCCGATGTGCTCGACGGTGTCGACGAAGCACGGCACCACATCGATGATCTTCGCGCCGAGTTCCTCGTGCACCTCGCGGTGGAGCGCGTCGACGACGGTCGTGTCCTCCGGCTCGACCCCGCCACCCGGTGTGAGCCAGTAGGGATCGACGCCCGGCTTGGTGCGCTTGATGAGGATCAGGTCGTCGCCGTCGAGCAGGATGGCACGGGCGGTGCGCTTGACCACGGGTCGAACGGTCATGGGAGAAATGTGGCCCGGCTGGTTCCACGTGAAACATCGCGAAACGGCACAGCTTTCCTCAGGACCAGTCGGCCGCCGCACGCAGCAGCCATTCGTGCGCCCGCGCAATGTGCGGCATGGCCAGTGTGCCGGTGCGCACCACCAGGAAATACGTGCGCAGCGGAGGTACGGCCGGATCGAGGAGCGCCACGATGTCGCCACGTGCCAGGGCGTCGGCGCACAGATAACGCGGCAGCACCGCGAGGCCTGCGCCCGCGACGGCGCAGCCGAGCACTGCGCGCAGATCGGGGACGACAACGGTGCCCGAGGCGGCCGGGCGGGAGTCGAAGACCGAAGCCCAGTAGCGGGCGACGAGCGGCAGCGACTCGTGCACCTCCACGACGGGAAGGTCCTCCAGGACGTGGGCGCCCTTGCGGCGCAGTTTGCCGGGGCCGATGCGGGTGGCCCAGCGCGGAGAGGCGACCAGGACGTGTTCCTCGTCGCAGAGCGGAGTTGCCGTGAGCAGCGCGCCCCTCGGACGGGCCGTACTGATGGCCAGATCATGATGTCCGGCGGCCAGTCCCTCCAGGGTTTCCTCGGCATTCCCGAAGGAGGCGCGCAGTGTGAAGCCCTGGCCGTCGTCGCCTGTCAGCTCGGTGAGCGCGGGCAGGGCCCGTTCGGCGGTGAACTCCGGTGGCCCGGCGAGGTGCAGGGTGCGTAAGGAGGAGTCCTCGTCCAGGCCGGTCTCGGCGATCTCGACCAGGGCGTCGAGGTGCGGGGCGGCCTTGTGCGCGAGCTCGTCACCGATGGTCGTGGGGGTCACTCCGCGCGCCTGCCTCAGGAAGAGCGGCCGTCCCAGCTGCCGCTCCAGGGTGCGGATCTGCGAGGTGACGGCCGGCTGGGAGAGCCCGAGCAGTGCGGCGGCGCGGGTGAAGGAGCCGGCCCGGTGCACCGTCACGAACGTGCGCAGCAGGGCCAAATCCATGGTGCCCCTCCCCTCTCAGCACCCCCGACCGAGCCCCAACTATAAATAAGTCGATAGGTCTCTGTCGCTACCGTGATTGGACACTGACACAGAGTCAACTAGCCTTGTTCGCGCGGTTCTTCGCGCGCAGAACCGGGGCGGTCCGAGCCACGAGGGGGGAGGCTCGGACCGCCCGTTGTACGGGGTGCCGTACTCACGTGTCGACGTGTACATGCGCATCCGGCGTACCGACCGGTCGCTCAGGAAGCGGTCAATCCGCCGACTCGTCGAGCGCACGCAGCACATCCGCCACCAGGTCCTCGGGATCCTCGGCACCGGCCGAGAACCGGATGAAGCCCTCCGCGACGGCGTCCCCGCCCCACCGGCCGCGCCGCTCCGCCGTCGACCGCACCCCGCCGAAGCTCGTCGCGTCGTCCACGAGAAGCAGCGCGTCGAGGAAACGGTCGGCACGCGCGCGCGTGGGCAGCGTGAAGGACACCACGCACCCGAAGCGCCGCATCTGCTGCGAGGCGATCTTGTACGAGGGATCGTCGGGCAGTCCCGGATAGCGCAGCCCGGTCACCTCGGGCCGGCCGCGCAGCGCCTCGGCGATCGTCAGGGCGTTGGCGCTCTGCCGGTCGGCGCGCAACTGGAGCGTAGCGAGCGAGCGGTGCGCCAGCCAGGCCTCCATGGGCCCGGGAATCGCGCCCACGATCTTCCGCCAGCGCCGTACGGGGGCCATCAGCGAGGCGTCGCGCGCGGTGACGTAGCCCAGGAGGATGTCGCCGTGCCCGGTGAGCATCTTGGTGCCGCTGGCCACGGAGAAGTCGGCACCCAGCTCCAGCGGGCGCTGCCCCAGCGGGGTCGCCAGGGTGTTGTCGACGGCAACCAGGGCGCCACGCGCGCGTGCCGCCTCGGCGAGCCGCCGTACGTCGCACACGTCGAGCCCGGGGTTCGACGGAGTCTCGATCCACAGCAGCTTCGCGCCGTCGAGCACTTCCAGCTGGGCGTCGCCGCCGGTCGGCGCGGTGCGCACCTCGATGCCGTACGCGGTCAGCTGCTCGCGCACCAGCGGCAGCACCTGGTAGCCGTCGTCCGGCAGGACCACGATGTCGCCGGCGCGCAGCTGGGAGAAGAGCACCGCCGAGATGGCGGCCATGCCGGAGGGGAAGGCCAGCGTTTCGACGCCGTCCTGCCCGGGTGCCTCCAGCTCGCCGATGGCGCGCTCCAGGAGCGTCCAGGTGGGGTTCTCGTCACGGCCGTAGGTGTACGGGCCGGTCGGGTCGCCGGGCAGATGGAAGTGCGCGGCGAAGACGGGACCCGGGAGGGTCGGCTCGTTCTTGACGGGTTCGGGCAGTCCGGCCCGCACCGCGCGCGTGCCGTCACCGCTGCCCGCGCCGAAATCCGCTGACCCTGACGTCATGCTGCCCGTCCCTCCAGTTGTTCCCGTATCGCGGCGAGCAGCCCCGGGCCCGCCGCCTCCACCATCTCAAGACACTCCTCGAAGTCGTCCATGCGTCCGTAATACGGATCGGGGACGTCGAGGCCGTCGCCGGCCGCGGGGTCGTAGGAGCGCAGCAGGCGCACCTTCTCCGCGTCCTCCTGGGTGGGTGCGAGGCGGCGAAGGGCCTTCAGATGGCCGGAGTCGAGGGCGACGACGAGGTCGAGGCGGGAGAACCACGACGCCCTGAACTGCCGGGCGGCGTGGCCGCTGTCGTAGCCGCCTGCCTCCAGCACGGCGACGGTGCGCGGGTCGGCACCGTCGCCCTCGTGCCAGCCGTCCGTGCCCGCGCTGTCGACCTCGACCAGGCCATCGAGTCCGGCCTGTGCCACCTGGGTGCGGAAGACGGACTCGGCCATCGGCGAGCGGCAGATGTTGCCGGTGCAGACGAAACAGACGCGGTAGGGCATCGGATGCTCTCAGTCCTTGCCGTCGGGAAGGACGACGTTGAGTGCCCAGGACACGATCGAGATGATCAGGCCGCCCAGAACGGCGGTCCAGAAGCCGTCGACGTGGAAGCTGAGGTCGAACTTGTCGGCCAGCCACGAGGTGAGCAGCAGCATCAGGGCGTTCACCACGAGGGTGATCAGGCCCAGCGTGAGGATGAAGAGCGGGAAGGTCAGCACCTTCACGA
Above is a genomic segment from Streptomyces sp. R21 containing:
- a CDS encoding globin domain-containing protein, producing MDAPTTTPADNGTSGGNGGGGWFTPHKEPEPAVEGQEAAEGGRLAGLRPVGRPAPREDTPEQERISPAPDEAGPGREAAHREQGPPAHAAAHREQEPPPAYAAVRTEPGPAHDAVRPLSGPPQPEPGSPRPAPAPQPRVPAQRPAPRPEGSPDAVLIRRTMAEVGPVADKVTSYFYALLFVRHPELRPLFPAAMDTQRDRLLKALLTAAEHIDNTAVLVSYLQNLGRGHRKYGTRPEHYPAVGECLIGSLSRYASESWDAETEAAWVRTYTTISQVMIDAAAADELMAPAWWYAEVVSHDLRTPDVAVVTVRPDQPYPFLAGQYTSLETPWWPRIWRHYSFASSPRSDGLLSFHVKAVPAGWVSNALVHRARPGDIIRLGPPAGSMTVDHTTDSGLLCLGGGTGIAPIKALVEDVAEHGERRPVEVFYGARTDHDLYDIDTMLRLQQSHPWLSVRPVVDRQAHLQLPDAVREYGPWNEYDAYLSGPPGMIRSGLDALRDIGIPSDRIRHDSVEELVGAGD
- a CDS encoding NUDIX domain-containing protein, which translates into the protein MTVRPVVKRTARAILLDGDDLILIKRTKPGVDPYWLTPGGGVEPEDTTVVDALHREVHEELGAKIIDVVPCFVDTVEHIGDDGGATGVKVQHFFVCRLESMDPSQRHGPEMDEPCGEYEIVRVPFTRVGIASVHLVPLSLRHYLDGNIEGVRAMHAPDLG
- a CDS encoding LysR family transcriptional regulator, translating into MDLALLRTFVTVHRAGSFTRAAALLGLSQPAVTSQIRTLERQLGRPLFLRQARGVTPTTIGDELAHKAAPHLDALVEIAETGLDEDSSLRTLHLAGPPEFTAERALPALTELTGDDGQGFTLRASFGNAEETLEGLAAGHHDLAISTARPRGALLTATPLCDEEHVLVASPRWATRIGPGKLRRKGAHVLEDLPVVEVHESLPLVARYWASVFDSRPAASGTVVVPDLRAVLGCAVAGAGLAVLPRYLCADALARGDIVALLDPAVPPLRTYFLVVRTGTLAMPHIARAHEWLLRAAADWS
- a CDS encoding cystathionine gamma-lyase; protein product: MTSGSADFGAGSGDGTRAVRAGLPEPVKNEPTLPGPVFAAHFHLPGDPTGPYTYGRDENPTWTLLERAIGELEAPGQDGVETLAFPSGMAAISAVLFSQLRAGDIVVLPDDGYQVLPLVREQLTAYGIEVRTAPTGGDAQLEVLDGAKLLWIETPSNPGLDVCDVRRLAEAARARGALVAVDNTLATPLGQRPLELGADFSVASGTKMLTGHGDILLGYVTARDASLMAPVRRWRKIVGAIPGPMEAWLAHRSLATLQLRADRQSANALTIAEALRGRPEVTGLRYPGLPDDPSYKIASQQMRRFGCVVSFTLPTRARADRFLDALLLVDDATSFGGVRSTAERRGRWGGDAVAEGFIRFSAGAEDPEDLVADVLRALDESAD
- a CDS encoding low molecular weight protein-tyrosine-phosphatase, which encodes MPYRVCFVCTGNICRSPMAESVFRTQVAQAGLDGLVEVDSAGTDGWHEGDGADPRTVAVLEAGGYDSGHAARQFRASWFSRLDLVVALDSGHLKALRRLAPTQEDAEKVRLLRSYDPAAGDGLDVPDPYYGRMDDFEECLEMVEAAGPGLLAAIREQLEGRAA
- a CDS encoding phage holin family protein; translation: MKNFVVKTIANAGALAVAVWLLDKITLTGDSTGKKVGTLLLVALVFGLVNFLVKPIVKVLTFPLFILTLGLITLVVNALMLLLTSWLADKFDLSFHVDGFWTAVLGGLIISIVSWALNVVLPDGKD